A genome region from Crossiella equi includes the following:
- a CDS encoding helix-turn-helix domain-containing protein — translation MATDLKKGARITGAARDKLASDLKKKYEKGASIRSLAESTGRSYGFVHRVLSESGVTLRGRGGATRTKKK, via the coding sequence GTGGCGACTGACCTGAAGAAGGGCGCCCGGATCACCGGTGCGGCCAGGGACAAGCTTGCCTCTGACCTGAAGAAGAAGTACGAGAAGGGTGCGAGCATTCGGTCTCTGGCCGAGTCCACGGGGCGTTCCTACGGCTTCGTGCACCGCGTGTTGAGCGAGTCCGGAGTGACCTTGCGTGGCCGGGGTGGCGCCACGCGTACCAAGAAGAAGTGA
- a CDS encoding ABC-F family ATP-binding cassette domain-containing protein: MITATGLELRAGSRILLSEANLRVQPGDRIGLVGRNGAGKTTTLRVLAGEGEPHAGDVRLAEELGYLPQDPREGDLSVTVKDRVLSARNLDQLARDLEKAQTEMAELVDDTERERAVRRYGRLEERFSALGGYAAESDASRICANLGLPGRVMEQALQTLSGGQRRRVELARILFAASDGHGKSATTLLLDEPTNHLDADSINWLRGFLKQHEGGLIVISHDVELLADVVNRVWFLDATRAEVDIYNMDWKRYLDARATDEKRRRRERANAEKKASALMTQADKMRAKATKAVAAQNMIKRAERMLAGLDAERTSDKVARIRFPQPAPCGKTPLTAENLSKNYGSLEIFTGVDLAIDKGSKVVVLGFNGAGKTTLLKLLGGMEPSDSGRVVPGHGLRLGYYAQEHETLDHNASVWQNIRHAAPDTPEQQLRTLLGSFMFTGEQLDQPAGTLSGGEKTRLALAGLVSSAANVLLLDEPTNNLDPASREQVLDALRSFEGAVVLVTHDPGAVEALEPERVILLPDGTEDHWSADYLELVQLA, from the coding sequence TTGATCACAGCCACTGGGCTGGAGCTGCGTGCCGGGTCGCGCATCCTGCTCTCCGAGGCCAACCTCCGCGTCCAGCCGGGCGACCGCATCGGGCTGGTCGGCCGCAACGGCGCGGGCAAGACCACCACCCTGCGCGTGCTGGCGGGCGAGGGCGAGCCGCACGCGGGCGACGTCCGCCTGGCCGAGGAGCTCGGCTACCTGCCGCAGGACCCGCGCGAGGGCGACCTCTCGGTCACCGTCAAGGACCGCGTGCTCTCCGCGCGCAACCTCGACCAGCTGGCCCGGGACCTGGAGAAGGCCCAGACCGAGATGGCCGAGCTGGTCGACGACACCGAGCGCGAGCGCGCGGTGCGCCGCTACGGCCGCCTGGAGGAGCGCTTCTCCGCCCTCGGCGGGTACGCCGCGGAGAGCGACGCCTCCCGCATCTGCGCCAACCTCGGCCTGCCCGGCCGCGTCATGGAGCAGGCGCTGCAGACCCTCTCCGGTGGCCAGCGCCGCCGCGTGGAGCTCGCGCGCATCCTCTTCGCCGCCTCCGACGGCCACGGCAAGTCCGCCACCACGCTGCTGCTGGACGAGCCGACCAACCACCTCGACGCCGACTCCATCAACTGGCTGCGGGGCTTCCTCAAGCAGCACGAGGGCGGCCTCATCGTCATCAGCCACGACGTGGAGCTGCTGGCCGACGTGGTCAACCGGGTGTGGTTCCTCGACGCCACCCGCGCCGAGGTCGACATCTACAACATGGACTGGAAGCGGTACCTGGACGCGCGCGCCACCGACGAGAAGCGCCGCCGCCGGGAACGCGCCAACGCGGAGAAGAAGGCCTCCGCGCTGATGACCCAGGCCGACAAGATGCGCGCCAAGGCCACCAAGGCCGTCGCCGCGCAAAACATGATCAAGCGGGCCGAGCGCATGCTCGCGGGCCTGGACGCCGAGCGCACCTCGGACAAGGTCGCGCGCATCCGCTTCCCGCAGCCCGCCCCGTGCGGCAAGACCCCGCTCACCGCCGAGAACCTGTCCAAGAACTACGGTTCGCTGGAGATCTTCACCGGCGTCGACCTGGCCATCGACAAGGGCTCCAAGGTCGTCGTGCTCGGCTTCAACGGCGCGGGCAAGACCACGCTGCTCAAGCTGCTCGGCGGCATGGAGCCCTCCGACTCCGGCCGGGTCGTGCCGGGCCACGGGCTGCGCCTGGGCTACTACGCGCAGGAGCACGAGACCCTCGACCACAACGCCAGCGTCTGGCAGAACATCCGGCACGCCGCCCCGGACACCCCGGAGCAGCAGCTGCGCACGCTGCTCGGCTCGTTCATGTTCACCGGCGAGCAGCTCGACCAGCCCGCGGGCACCCTCTCCGGCGGTGAGAAGACCCGCCTGGCGCTGGCCGGACTGGTCTCCAGCGCGGCCAACGTGCTGCTGCTGGACGAGCCGACCAACAACCTCGACCCGGCCAGCCGCGAGCAGGTGCTCGACGCGCTGCGCAGTTTCGAGGGCGCGGTCGTGCTCGTCACCCACGACCCCGGAGCGGTGGAGGCCCTGGAGCCCGAGCGGGTGATCTTGCTGCCGGACGGTACCGAAGACCACTGGTCCGCCGACTACCTCGAACTCGTGCAGCTCGCCTGA
- a CDS encoding SDR family oxidoreductase yields MTEPNTPRTDFTGRTALVTGASRGIGLGIAEELLSRGANVVITSRKPEQVEAAVNHLAGTAADGDKRVLGLPGNTGVDADREAAVDGTLARFGSLDVLVNNTGINPVFGFLMDADLAAVRKIFDTNVVATLGFIQLAWHKWMGEHGGSVINVASVGGIRSTGAIAAYGASKAALIRLTEELAWQLGPKVRVNAVAPAVVKTKFAEQIYTGREDDITSAYPMKRLGTPEDVARLVAFLASDEAEWITGETVRVDGGLLATGTLG; encoded by the coding sequence ATGACCGAGCCGAACACCCCCCGCACCGACTTCACCGGCCGGACCGCACTGGTCACCGGCGCCAGCCGAGGAATCGGGCTGGGCATCGCCGAGGAGCTGCTCTCCCGCGGCGCCAACGTGGTGATCACCTCCCGCAAGCCGGAGCAGGTGGAGGCCGCCGTCAACCACCTGGCGGGCACGGCCGCCGACGGGGACAAGCGGGTGCTGGGCCTGCCGGGCAACACCGGTGTGGACGCCGACCGCGAGGCCGCCGTGGACGGCACGCTCGCGCGCTTCGGCTCGCTGGACGTGCTGGTCAACAACACCGGCATCAACCCGGTCTTCGGCTTCCTGATGGACGCCGACCTGGCCGCGGTGCGCAAGATCTTCGACACGAACGTGGTGGCCACCCTCGGCTTCATCCAGCTCGCCTGGCACAAGTGGATGGGCGAGCACGGCGGTTCGGTGATCAACGTGGCCTCGGTCGGCGGCATCCGCTCCACCGGCGCCATCGCCGCCTACGGCGCCTCCAAGGCCGCCCTGATCCGGCTCACCGAGGAGCTGGCCTGGCAGCTGGGCCCGAAGGTGCGCGTGAACGCGGTCGCCCCCGCGGTGGTCAAGACCAAGTTCGCCGAGCAGATCTACACCGGCCGCGAGGACGACATCACCTCCGCCTACCCGATGAAGCGCCTGGGCACCCCGGAGGACGTCGCGCGCCTGGTGGCCTTCCTGGCCAGCGACGAGGCCGAGTGGATCACCGGCGAGACGGTCCGCGTCGACGGCGGCCTGCTGGCCACCGGCACCCTGGGCTGA
- a CDS encoding GntR family transcriptional regulator, producing MAAAPLLKLDPASAHPPWRQLHDQVRTAIASGALAPGMALPTVRGLAADLGIAAGTVARAYKELEAAGVVRTAGRKGTVIADHPPAFAPEALPALAETFVREARLLGADRVAVFNAVNNAWPVDS from the coding sequence ATGGCGGCGGCTCCCCTGCTGAAGCTGGACCCGGCCAGCGCGCACCCCCCGTGGCGCCAGCTGCACGACCAGGTCCGCACGGCCATCGCCTCGGGCGCCCTGGCCCCGGGCATGGCCCTGCCCACCGTCCGCGGCCTGGCGGCGGACCTGGGCATCGCGGCGGGCACGGTGGCACGGGCGTACAAGGAGCTGGAGGCGGCGGGCGTGGTCCGCACCGCGGGCCGCAAGGGCACGGTCATCGCCGACCACCCGCCCGCCTTCGCCCCGGAGGCCCTGCCCGCCCTGGCCGAGACCTTCGTCCGGGAGGCCCGCCTGCTGGGCGCGGACCGGGTGGCGGTCTTCAACGCGGTGAACAACGCCTGGCCGGTCGACAGCTGA
- a CDS encoding acyltransferase family protein — MTDREYRPELQGLRALAVALVAGYHVFSDRVSGGVDVFFLLTGFFLTGGLLRAARRGTLDVVRQWGRTLARLLPAMVTVLAGTAVASYLVLPPERWFQTIRELLASAVFAENWRLVADSVDYFAHTDRASPVQHFWSLAVQGQFSLVWPLFLALVGIGAVRARRRAGLAIGAVFAASLAFSVHLTATEQTVAYFHSLTRVWEFALGGLLALVPWRLPGWTAWLGIAGLLACGLVLDVGMVFPGHAALWPLLAAALVVLGGRGNRLLAARPLAWLGDRSYALYLWHWPVLVLYLVARGGDRVGWRGGVLVLAASLVLAALTHRFVERPARRVRLAPFRFAVLLLAPVLALALAWQAIGVRQSRFDVAIGDLSYPGALARLPGSVFESAPPLPPLPPRIALPEDWASLDELACARSARDRELEMCSTSTVDSPAKTVVLVGDSHMQQYLAAVRPIAEQWNWRVVTMFKGLCPYSTASESMPGDLPCVRWNEAATAEILALRPDAVLTLASRDVRVGLTEHTPPGFVEQWRLLAAAGIRVVALRDNPRFDHWPSTCAYELGATTADCATDRAALYASPPPYELVGAPPNVTFVDLGDYLCEADRCPPVIGNLQVYLDDNHLSASFTASLAPVLSRHLLPALEH; from the coding sequence GTGACCGACCGCGAGTACCGGCCCGAACTCCAGGGACTGCGCGCGCTCGCGGTGGCGCTGGTCGCGGGCTACCACGTCTTCTCCGACCGCGTCTCCGGCGGCGTGGACGTCTTCTTCCTGCTCACCGGCTTCTTCCTGACCGGCGGCCTGCTGCGCGCGGCCCGGCGCGGCACCCTGGACGTGGTGCGGCAGTGGGGGCGCACGCTGGCCCGGCTGCTGCCCGCCATGGTCACCGTGCTGGCGGGCACCGCGGTGGCCTCCTACCTGGTGCTGCCGCCCGAGCGCTGGTTCCAGACCATCCGCGAGCTGCTCGCCTCGGCGGTGTTCGCCGAGAACTGGCGCCTGGTCGCGGACTCGGTGGACTACTTCGCGCACACCGACCGGGCCAGCCCCGTGCAGCACTTCTGGTCGCTGGCCGTGCAGGGGCAGTTCTCGCTGGTCTGGCCGCTGTTCCTGGCCCTGGTCGGGATCGGCGCGGTGCGGGCGCGGCGCCGGGCCGGGCTCGCCATCGGGGCCGTGTTCGCCGCCTCGCTGGCCTTCTCGGTGCACCTGACCGCGACCGAGCAGACCGTGGCCTACTTCCACTCGCTGACCCGGGTCTGGGAGTTCGCGCTCGGCGGCCTGCTCGCGCTGGTGCCGTGGCGGCTGCCGGGCTGGACCGCGTGGCTGGGCATCGCCGGGCTGCTGGCGTGCGGGCTGGTGCTGGACGTGGGCATGGTCTTCCCCGGCCACGCGGCGCTGTGGCCGCTGCTCGCGGCGGCACTGGTCGTGCTGGGCGGGCGGGGCAACCGGCTGCTGGCCGCCCGTCCGCTGGCCTGGCTGGGCGACCGCTCCTACGCGCTGTACCTGTGGCACTGGCCGGTGCTGGTGCTCTACCTGGTGGCGCGTGGCGGCGACCGGGTGGGCTGGCGCGGGGGAGTGCTGGTGCTGGCCGCCTCGCTGGTGCTGGCCGCGCTGACCCACCGGTTCGTGGAGCGGCCCGCCCGCCGGGTGCGGCTGGCCCCGTTCCGCTTCGCCGTGCTGCTGCTGGCCCCAGTACTGGCGCTGGCCCTGGCCTGGCAGGCGATCGGCGTGCGGCAGTCCCGTTTCGACGTGGCCATCGGCGACCTGTCCTACCCGGGCGCGCTGGCCCGCCTGCCCGGTTCGGTGTTCGAGAGCGCCCCACCGCTGCCGCCGCTGCCGCCCCGCATCGCGCTGCCGGAGGACTGGGCCTCCCTGGACGAGCTCGCCTGCGCCCGCTCGGCCCGCGACCGCGAGCTGGAGATGTGCTCGACGTCCACAGTGGACTCTCCGGCGAAGACCGTGGTGCTGGTGGGGGACTCGCACATGCAGCAGTACCTGGCCGCGGTCCGCCCGATCGCCGAGCAGTGGAACTGGCGCGTGGTCACCATGTTCAAGGGCCTGTGCCCGTACTCCACCGCCTCGGAGTCCATGCCCGGCGACCTGCCGTGCGTGCGGTGGAACGAGGCGGCCACGGCCGAGATCCTGGCGCTGCGCCCGGACGCGGTGCTCACCCTGGCCTCCCGCGACGTCCGCGTCGGCCTGACCGAGCACACCCCGCCGGGCTTCGTCGAGCAGTGGCGGCTCCTGGCCGCGGCGGGCATCCGGGTGGTGGCGCTGCGGGACAACCCGCGCTTCGACCACTGGCCCTCGACCTGCGCCTACGAGCTGGGCGCCACCACGGCGGACTGCGCCACCGACCGCGCGGCGCTCTACGCCTCACCGCCGCCGTACGAGCTGGTGGGCGCCCCGCCGAACGTCACCTTCGTGGACCTGGGCGACTACCTGTGCGAGGCCGACCGCTGCCCGCCGGTGATCGGCAACCTGCAGGTCTACCTGGACGACAACCACCTGTCGGCCAGCTTCACGGCCTCCCTGGCCCCGGTCCTGTCCCGCCACCTACTCCCCGCCCTCGAACACTGA
- a CDS encoding acVLRF1 family peptidyl-tRNA hydrolase yields the protein MSRVRQVAGGGRAVEVSPERLHGFLERFGSRHDGVLSSVYASGQAAFTARDGSTAVLDVPFGGVPDLRADGLECAGLVAHLLQPRRVALVLVRLGGHSVGIAEGEKVVLSATDRRLVHGRNKAGGWSQQRFARRREGQARVALQAAADDVFRVLVPQLSTVDAVVLGGDRAALAELRADRRLAPLMARAEDRVLDVPEPRRSVLEEAAERARAVEVVITES from the coding sequence GTGAGCCGGGTCCGCCAGGTCGCGGGCGGTGGCCGTGCCGTGGAGGTCTCCCCGGAGCGCCTGCACGGCTTCCTGGAACGCTTCGGCAGTCGCCACGACGGGGTGCTCAGCTCGGTCTACGCCTCCGGGCAGGCGGCCTTCACCGCGCGGGACGGGTCCACCGCGGTGCTGGACGTGCCCTTCGGCGGCGTGCCGGACCTGCGCGCGGACGGCCTGGAATGCGCCGGGCTGGTCGCGCACCTGCTCCAGCCGCGCCGCGTCGCGCTGGTCCTGGTCCGCCTGGGCGGGCACAGCGTGGGCATCGCCGAGGGCGAGAAGGTCGTGCTCTCCGCCACCGACCGGCGGCTGGTGCACGGCCGCAACAAGGCGGGTGGCTGGAGCCAGCAGCGCTTCGCCCGCCGTCGCGAGGGCCAGGCCCGGGTGGCCCTGCAGGCCGCGGCCGACGACGTGTTCCGCGTGCTGGTGCCCCAGCTGTCCACAGTGGACGCCGTGGTGCTGGGCGGCGACCGGGCGGCCCTGGCCGAGCTGCGGGCCGACCGGCGGCTGGCGCCGCTGATGGCCCGGGCCGAGGACCGGGTGCTGGACGTGCCCGAACCCCGCCGCAGCGTGCTGGAGGAGGCCGCCGAACGGGCCCGCGCGGTCGAGGTCGTGATCACCGAGAGCTGA